A genome region from Novipirellula caenicola includes the following:
- a CDS encoding DUF1501 domain-containing protein has translation MSIHKHPNRLATIDLPHYAQPTNRREFLTRSGAGFGALALAGMMSDATAGPAAASVANRAKPSELELNPLAAKPPHFAPTAKRVIFLFMEGGPSHLDLFDPKPLLQKLAGKPIPASFGEVVTAMGEMRSPLLPTKRKWKQHGESGTWVSDWLPETAKCVDDIAVIRSCWANGINHSAGVCQMNTCSILSGRPSLGSWVSYGLGSENDNLPAFVVMQDNRAQIVNGPRSWGSGFMPAVYQGTRLSEGKQPIPYLNPPEGMTDLQQQTKLAFLNQLNHRYANRHPEQTELEARISSYELAFRMQSEAPDVIDLSRESEKTKTMYGIDQKQTASYGRLCLLARRMAEWGVRFIQLYHGAGSKWDSHSNIEGNHSNMCRSMDLPVAALLKDLKQRGMLEETLVVWGGEFGRTPMSEKGNGRDHNPSGFTMWMAGGGVKGGQTIGETDDLGLHATVDRLHVHDLHASILHLLGLGNRQLTYLHKGRPETPTVNEGEFFRRLVTG, from the coding sequence ATGTCCATCCACAAACACCCCAATCGTCTCGCGACCATCGATTTGCCGCACTACGCACAACCGACGAATCGTCGGGAGTTCCTAACGCGAAGTGGTGCTGGTTTTGGCGCACTGGCTTTGGCGGGGATGATGTCTGACGCCACCGCAGGCCCTGCCGCAGCAAGTGTCGCAAATCGAGCCAAGCCATCCGAGTTGGAATTGAACCCACTCGCTGCGAAACCGCCTCATTTTGCTCCGACGGCCAAGCGAGTCATCTTTTTGTTTATGGAGGGTGGCCCCAGTCATCTCGATCTTTTTGATCCCAAACCGCTACTGCAAAAATTGGCGGGCAAACCGATCCCAGCTAGCTTTGGCGAGGTGGTCACAGCGATGGGCGAGATGCGATCGCCGCTGCTGCCCACCAAACGTAAATGGAAGCAGCATGGTGAATCGGGAACGTGGGTTTCGGATTGGTTGCCGGAAACCGCCAAATGTGTCGATGACATCGCCGTGATCCGGTCATGCTGGGCCAACGGCATCAATCATTCGGCGGGGGTTTGCCAAATGAACACCTGTTCGATCTTGAGCGGTCGGCCATCACTAGGCAGCTGGGTCAGCTACGGATTGGGCAGCGAAAATGACAACTTGCCCGCCTTTGTCGTGATGCAAGACAACAGGGCACAGATCGTCAATGGACCGCGCAGCTGGGGGTCCGGATTCATGCCCGCGGTCTACCAAGGCACTCGGTTAAGCGAAGGCAAACAGCCGATCCCCTACTTGAATCCTCCCGAAGGAATGACCGATCTGCAGCAACAAACCAAGCTGGCATTCTTAAATCAATTGAACCATCGATATGCAAACCGCCATCCAGAGCAAACCGAATTGGAAGCTCGCATCTCGAGTTACGAGCTGGCGTTTCGCATGCAGTCCGAAGCGCCCGATGTGATCGATCTGTCGCGTGAATCCGAAAAGACCAAAACGATGTATGGGATCGACCAAAAGCAAACGGCATCTTATGGACGCCTTTGTCTGCTGGCCCGGCGGATGGCCGAATGGGGTGTCCGGTTCATCCAACTGTACCACGGTGCAGGTAGCAAGTGGGATTCACATTCGAATATCGAAGGCAACCACAGTAACATGTGCCGTTCGATGGACTTGCCGGTCGCAGCGCTGCTGAAGGATTTGAAGCAGCGTGGGATGCTCGAAGAGACGCTGGTCGTTTGGGGCGGCGAGTTCGGTCGTACGCCGATGTCCGAAAAAGGCAACGGCCGCGATCACAACCCCAGCGGGTTTACGATGTGGATGGCCGGCGGCGGAGTCAAAGGAGGGCAAACGATCGGCGAAACGGACGACCTCGGACTGCATGCGACAGTGGACCGATTGCATGTTCACGACCTGCACGCTTCGATCCTGCATCTGCTCGGACTTGGCAACCGGCAATTGACCTACCTGCACAAAGGCCGTCCCGAAACACCTACGGTCAACGAAGGCGAGTTCTTTCGCCGTCTGGTAACGGGTTAG
- a CDS encoding DUF1549 domain-containing protein, whose amino-acid sequence MHFFENEVRPLLAEKCFACHDEEKQKGDLRLDSLGHMLLGGESGPSLVPGKPDESLLIEAVRYESFEMPPSGQLADKQIEVLERWVAMGAPWPGSDPDAVLREPRDFFSDEDRNWWAFQPVVKPAVPTQSGDGWARNEIDHFIAAQLQSRGLTPAPEADRHALVRRLYFDVIGLPPTPEQVAAFVNDTSPEAYDRLVDSLLDSKGYGEHAARQWLDLVRYADSDGYRADSFRPTAWRYRDYVIESFNDDKPYDRFTQEQLAADEMFPDDVDARAALGYLRHWVYEWNIRDAPGQWKTILEDLTDTTADVFMGMGLQCAKCHNHKFDPLLQKDYFRLQAFFAPIMPTDMTLSSDEEIQAYEAELKRWESATQSIRDQIDEIERPYREKVKNLAIDRFPEDIQAIARKPSADRTPADEPIVYLVQRQIQAEYDRLNNVIKAADKDRLVELRRQLKAHDNLKPKPLPTAMGATDQGAIAPLTVLPKRPDEPIEPGFPSILQESAAEIHRVAVATTAPTTGRRTTLALWLTDPTNPLSTRVITNRIWQSHFGRGLAENASDFGKLGKPPTHPELLDWMTATFVENGWSLKSLHRMILRSATYRQSTQHPDFDTCHTIDPGNEYYWRRDTQRLQAEQIRDALLTVTGALKDRSGGGPVLGDSPYRSIFVRSMRNSPDELLSSFDLPMFFSSNSSRNTTTTAVQSLMMINSNQVLGHARRMASDLSGVTSDIPTQISLAWQRVYGRQPSVDELQQSLAFVDHQTQQLKSKQSDRNEGKIETSKLPYRDGQAVRFMVDDPSLKLAIAHDDAMNVGDFTIETFFQLRSIANSGTVRTIVGKWDGDKGGAGWRFGVTGMGSRRKPQTLVLQMFGELSSGKYGEAAIFSDHHIEMNTPYYASASFHAGKDGKPGKVTFYLKDLSNDDEPLLPTVIEHNMAGNFSNKVPLTIGSVSGRNSQTFDGLVDDIRFVGRALSVDEILYTVERSVGDTIGHWQFEIDPGVMQNSAGDRLPIMARGDSIIALSASEAALVDFCHALLNSNEFLYVH is encoded by the coding sequence ATGCACTTTTTCGAAAACGAAGTGCGTCCGCTGTTGGCTGAAAAATGTTTCGCGTGTCATGACGAGGAAAAGCAGAAAGGCGATCTGCGACTCGATTCGCTCGGCCACATGTTGCTTGGCGGCGAATCAGGTCCGTCGTTGGTGCCCGGCAAGCCGGACGAAAGTCTGTTGATCGAAGCGGTCCGCTACGAGTCATTCGAGATGCCTCCGTCGGGGCAACTTGCCGACAAACAAATCGAGGTGCTTGAGCGATGGGTTGCCATGGGCGCACCGTGGCCCGGCAGCGATCCCGATGCGGTGCTCCGCGAGCCACGTGATTTTTTTAGCGACGAAGACCGAAATTGGTGGGCGTTCCAGCCCGTCGTGAAACCGGCGGTGCCCACGCAGAGTGGCGACGGATGGGCCCGCAACGAAATTGACCATTTCATCGCTGCTCAATTGCAATCGCGTGGACTTACTCCGGCCCCCGAAGCCGATCGTCATGCGTTGGTGCGGCGTTTGTATTTCGACGTGATTGGGTTACCGCCGACGCCCGAACAAGTCGCTGCGTTTGTCAACGACACGTCGCCTGAGGCCTATGACCGGTTAGTTGATTCGCTGCTGGATTCAAAAGGCTATGGTGAACATGCGGCGCGGCAGTGGTTGGATCTGGTCCGCTATGCCGATTCCGACGGCTACCGCGCCGATAGTTTTCGTCCAACCGCATGGCGTTATCGCGATTACGTGATCGAGTCTTTTAACGACGACAAACCGTACGACCGATTCACACAGGAACAGCTCGCCGCGGACGAAATGTTCCCAGATGACGTGGACGCTCGGGCGGCCCTTGGTTACCTGCGTCACTGGGTTTACGAATGGAACATTCGTGATGCGCCGGGTCAGTGGAAAACGATCCTCGAAGACCTGACCGACACAACCGCCGACGTCTTTATGGGCATGGGACTGCAATGCGCGAAATGCCACAACCATAAATTCGATCCGCTGTTGCAAAAGGACTACTTTCGCTTGCAAGCGTTCTTTGCACCGATCATGCCCACCGACATGACGCTTAGCAGTGATGAAGAGATCCAGGCGTATGAAGCGGAACTGAAGAGATGGGAATCCGCGACTCAATCGATTCGCGACCAAATCGACGAGATCGAGCGACCGTATCGCGAGAAAGTTAAGAATCTAGCCATTGACCGCTTTCCCGAAGACATTCAAGCGATTGCCCGTAAACCGTCAGCGGACCGTACGCCTGCCGACGAGCCAATCGTTTATTTGGTGCAGCGGCAAATTCAAGCCGAATACGACCGATTGAACAACGTCATCAAAGCGGCCGACAAGGACCGCTTGGTCGAACTTCGCCGTCAACTCAAAGCACACGACAACTTAAAACCGAAACCGCTGCCGACCGCCATGGGAGCAACCGACCAGGGTGCGATCGCGCCACTAACGGTGCTTCCCAAACGACCGGACGAACCGATCGAACCAGGATTCCCCTCGATTTTGCAAGAGTCCGCAGCCGAGATCCATCGCGTTGCCGTCGCCACGACGGCTCCCACGACCGGTCGGCGAACGACGCTTGCGCTGTGGTTGACCGATCCAACGAATCCGTTGTCCACTCGTGTGATTACCAACCGTATTTGGCAAAGCCACTTTGGCCGCGGGCTTGCTGAAAACGCCAGTGATTTTGGCAAGCTTGGCAAACCGCCCACTCATCCTGAACTGCTTGATTGGATGACCGCCACGTTTGTCGAAAACGGCTGGAGTCTGAAATCCCTACATCGAATGATCTTGCGGTCGGCCACATATCGGCAATCGACTCAACATCCCGATTTCGACACTTGCCACACGATCGATCCAGGAAATGAATACTATTGGCGTCGCGACACTCAGCGGTTGCAGGCCGAACAGATTCGCGATGCGTTGTTGACCGTCACCGGAGCGTTGAAAGACCGCAGCGGTGGTGGCCCCGTGCTCGGCGATTCACCGTACCGCAGCATCTTTGTTCGCAGCATGCGGAATTCGCCGGATGAATTGCTCAGCAGCTTTGATTTGCCGATGTTTTTCTCGAGCAACTCGTCGCGAAACACCACGACCACGGCGGTCCAGTCGCTGATGATGATCAACAGCAATCAGGTGCTTGGGCATGCACGCAGAATGGCGTCGGATCTTTCCGGCGTGACCAGCGACATTCCCACGCAAATCTCGCTGGCGTGGCAGCGAGTGTATGGCCGCCAGCCGTCGGTCGACGAATTACAACAATCGTTAGCGTTTGTTGACCATCAAACTCAACAACTGAAAAGCAAACAAAGCGATCGCAACGAAGGAAAAATTGAAACATCCAAGTTGCCTTATCGCGACGGGCAGGCGGTTCGTTTTATGGTGGACGATCCGTCGCTGAAATTGGCGATCGCCCACGATGATGCGATGAATGTCGGCGACTTTACCATCGAGACGTTCTTTCAGCTGCGATCGATTGCCAACTCTGGAACCGTCCGCACGATCGTTGGCAAATGGGACGGTGACAAGGGCGGCGCGGGATGGCGTTTCGGTGTCACCGGAATGGGATCACGCCGTAAACCTCAAACCTTGGTGCTGCAAATGTTCGGCGAACTAAGTAGTGGCAAGTACGGCGAAGCGGCGATCTTTTCCGATCACCATATCGAGATGAACACGCCCTATTATGCGTCGGCAAGTTTCCACGCGGGCAAAGACGGCAAACCGGGCAAGGTCACGTTTTACTTGAAAGACCTGTCTAATGATGACGAGCCGCTATTGCCCACGGTCATCGAACACAACATGGCCGGAAATTTTTCGAACAAAGTGCCGCTAACCATCGGCAGCGTCAGCGGTCGCAACTCGCAAACCTTTGACGGGTTGGTCGACGATATCCGCTTCGTCGGTCGTGCATTGAGTGTGGATGAGATCCTTTACACCGTCGAGCGTTCCGTTGGCGACACCATTGGTCATTGGCAATTCGAAATCGACCCGGGGGTGATGCAAAACAGTGCCGGTGATCGTTTGCCGATTATGGCGCGAGGCGATTCCATCATCGCGTTGTCCGCATCCGAAGCGGCGTTGGTTGATTTCTGCCACGCGTTGCTCAATTCGAACGAGTTCCTTTACGTCCATTAA
- a CDS encoding FecR family protein has product MNDSHDELLDLLDELFHQTIDVDRHQQLQEILRSDAVARERYLEYLDLHFDLNRLHQSIGDLPLSTVDLQRFAESMRASTCDWTCESDTPDRSKWAESRKRPESWKPTARWNWWASLAAAIALCIGAALIATNRNPSDSSAITQRDAAPSQPSTENRSRVKLTQALATNFFGEPTPPLGSSVPLGHEFALTRGMVELRFPAGATTIIEAPAVFVVSDDARLELASGSCSVHAPEGAKGFRVDTPLGNIIDLGTRFVVDVDQTGDTKVQVVEGEADLIAKQQTDDASPSATTPINLQRGQARQLLIGDRVDILEIPFDDAAYRDQIPDRIVRFDASRDEQGNAKELQSVTVQRGGIEHEYQVDELIGFDMIHFQGGSDANIITAEQQRDPIDTTHSKQPRSRYADRDRHLCSGLINPGGSNTPLSVNPVFGDEADGARSTPGFAIRFQKPVINSAGPDVVFFELQVIIHPEQGDAFHVSPLQFTDSLRTHTIKSYDIDLASPESKFLTPFRLYRFSETPTSLSMLNRLPHAGGTVHSVRAKVIAVGIDLSDLGYAAGAEVNGLFFQDVQDDENRIDPVFIGGLPPTR; this is encoded by the coding sequence ATGAACGACTCGCATGATGAACTGCTTGATCTACTCGATGAACTGTTCCATCAAACCATCGACGTGGATCGACATCAACAGCTGCAAGAAATCCTCCGCAGCGACGCGGTGGCACGAGAACGCTACCTCGAGTATCTCGACCTGCACTTTGATCTGAATCGATTGCATCAATCCATCGGCGACCTGCCACTCAGTACCGTCGATCTACAACGGTTTGCCGAATCGATGCGAGCGTCAACTTGCGATTGGACGTGCGAGTCAGACACGCCGGATCGGTCGAAATGGGCCGAATCGAGGAAACGGCCCGAATCGTGGAAACCGACAGCGAGATGGAATTGGTGGGCATCGTTGGCCGCTGCGATAGCGTTGTGTATCGGTGCTGCGTTGATTGCCACGAATCGCAATCCGTCTGATTCATCTGCGATCACCCAGCGTGACGCCGCTCCTTCGCAGCCCAGCACGGAAAATCGTTCTCGCGTCAAGTTGACGCAAGCTTTGGCAACGAATTTTTTTGGTGAACCGACGCCGCCGCTCGGTAGCTCCGTTCCACTGGGGCACGAATTTGCATTGACCCGGGGAATGGTGGAACTGCGGTTCCCGGCCGGCGCCACCACCATCATCGAAGCCCCGGCGGTCTTTGTCGTCTCGGATGATGCACGATTGGAATTGGCCAGTGGCAGTTGTTCGGTGCACGCTCCCGAAGGAGCCAAAGGATTCCGTGTCGACACTCCGCTTGGCAACATCATTGATCTCGGCACCCGGTTTGTCGTGGACGTGGACCAAACGGGTGACACCAAGGTCCAAGTAGTCGAAGGCGAAGCCGATCTGATTGCCAAACAGCAAACGGACGATGCATCACCGTCGGCGACGACTCCCATCAATTTGCAGCGTGGACAGGCTCGTCAGTTGTTAATCGGCGACCGTGTCGACATTTTGGAAATCCCGTTCGACGACGCAGCCTATCGCGACCAAATCCCTGATCGCATCGTTCGCTTTGACGCCAGCCGAGACGAGCAAGGGAACGCCAAAGAATTGCAATCCGTTACGGTCCAGCGCGGCGGGATCGAGCACGAATACCAAGTGGATGAGCTGATTGGTTTTGACATGATTCATTTCCAAGGCGGCTCGGATGCAAACATCATCACAGCGGAACAACAGCGAGATCCGATCGACACCACGCACAGCAAACAACCTCGATCACGTTACGCCGACCGCGACCGCCACCTTTGCAGCGGACTGATCAACCCCGGCGGAAGCAACACGCCGCTGAGTGTGAATCCAGTCTTTGGCGACGAAGCCGATGGCGCTAGAAGCACGCCGGGGTTTGCAATTCGCTTCCAAAAACCGGTTATCAATTCAGCGGGTCCCGATGTGGTCTTCTTTGAATTGCAGGTGATCATCCATCCCGAGCAAGGTGATGCGTTTCACGTCAGCCCGTTGCAATTTACCGACAGCCTCCGCACCCACACGATCAAGTCTTACGACATCGACCTGGCGTCCCCCGAGTCCAAATTCCTGACTCCCTTTCGGCTGTATCGATTTAGCGAAACACCAACCTCGCTTAGCATGCTCAATCGCCTGCCGCACGCCGGAGGCACCGTTCACTCGGTACGCGCCAAAGTGATCGCGGTCGGCATCGACCTCAGCGATCTCGGTTACGCCGCCGGCGCCGAAGTCAACGGTTTGTTTTTCCAAGATGTCCAGGACGACGAAAACCGAATCGATCCCGTCTTTATCGGTGGTCTTCCTCCGACTCGATAA
- a CDS encoding sigma-70 family RNA polymerase sigma factor — protein sequence MTDEPRQDADYEHFLEHFSRDRDRLFGYIYALLPHKADAEDVFQRSSLLLWKKFSDYDSSRPFLPWACTIAHYEVKNFIRSVHRDRLQFDADLVDKIAETRGASTTKPDLRLDALRLCLQGIKSVERELIELAYRDDTTVKEFAETNELSVQTLYNRISLTRRKLLSCVKRRLAQQGAAI from the coding sequence ATGACCGACGAACCCCGTCAAGACGCCGATTACGAACACTTCCTCGAACACTTTTCGCGAGATCGCGATCGCTTGTTTGGCTACATCTACGCATTGTTGCCACACAAGGCCGACGCCGAGGATGTTTTTCAGCGAAGTAGTTTGCTGCTGTGGAAAAAGTTTTCCGATTACGATTCATCGCGGCCCTTCCTGCCTTGGGCGTGCACGATCGCGCACTACGAAGTCAAAAATTTCATCCGCTCGGTCCACCGGGATCGATTGCAGTTCGATGCCGACTTGGTCGACAAGATAGCCGAAACCCGAGGTGCATCCACGACGAAACCCGACCTTCGCTTGGACGCATTGCGGCTTTGTTTGCAAGGCATTAAATCGGTCGAGCGGGAATTGATCGAGCTCGCCTATCGCGATGACACCACGGTCAAAGAGTTCGCCGAAACGAATGAGTTGTCGGTGCAAACGCTGTACAACCGCATCAGTCTGACACGACGCAAGCTGCTGAGTTGTGTCAAGCGACGACTCGCTCAACAAGGGGCAGCCATATGA
- a CDS encoding DUF1559 domain-containing protein produces MKRNVRSGFTLVELLVVIAIIGVLVGLLLPAVQAAREAARRMSCSNNFKQLGLALHNYHAAYDKLPVLMGGTNKGAGNTDSAGLVAPTGHNRQELSILVGLLPFMEQQALWEQISNPLLDPVTGNTWQPMGGNPLMQISHHATSRYEPWLTEVPGLRCPSDPGTGLPSAGRTNYVACSGDSCYLSNWGFARDDGNRVNPSNLGELARASCRGVFTTRNPTAFRDVLDGLANTICMGEIATDLGDSDIRTHAKQTTASGSDSGSGQQLRLVNNALSCQSLIDSTRPQFWGSGTTVGNPEQRRGYKWGAGRPLYGQFNTIRPPNSEYCIANNNTYHGNSAIAPASSRHQGGCHVLLTDGAVKFVTDSIEAGNQNAEQVFQGSSLSPPGSKSPFGLWGSLGTRGGNETIDGEF; encoded by the coding sequence ATGAAACGAAATGTTCGCTCTGGCTTCACGCTTGTGGAGCTACTCGTCGTTATCGCCATTATCGGCGTCCTCGTTGGATTGTTGCTGCCGGCGGTCCAAGCCGCTCGTGAAGCAGCCCGGCGGATGAGCTGCAGCAACAACTTTAAACAGCTCGGTCTTGCTCTTCACAACTATCATGCAGCCTATGACAAACTGCCCGTATTGATGGGAGGAACAAACAAAGGCGCGGGGAACACCGATTCAGCAGGCCTTGTGGCTCCGACCGGGCACAATCGCCAAGAACTCAGCATCTTGGTGGGACTGCTTCCATTTATGGAACAGCAAGCGCTTTGGGAACAGATTTCCAATCCGTTGTTGGATCCTGTTACTGGAAACACTTGGCAGCCAATGGGCGGCAATCCATTGATGCAGATCAGCCATCATGCGACCTCACGCTATGAGCCCTGGCTGACCGAAGTTCCGGGGCTTCGCTGTCCAAGCGATCCAGGAACCGGATTGCCATCGGCGGGTCGCACCAACTATGTTGCCTGTAGCGGTGACTCGTGTTACCTGAGCAATTGGGGCTTTGCTCGAGACGATGGCAATCGGGTTAACCCATCCAACCTTGGCGAATTGGCACGAGCATCATGCCGAGGCGTGTTCACGACACGCAACCCCACGGCGTTTCGCGATGTCTTGGACGGATTGGCCAATACGATTTGCATGGGTGAAATTGCCACCGACCTCGGCGATTCCGATATCCGCACGCACGCTAAGCAAACCACCGCGAGTGGATCCGACTCAGGCTCGGGACAACAGCTTCGTCTTGTCAACAATGCATTGTCCTGCCAATCACTAATTGATAGTACGCGGCCTCAATTCTGGGGATCAGGTACCACGGTCGGTAACCCGGAACAACGTCGGGGGTACAAATGGGGTGCGGGACGTCCGCTGTACGGGCAATTCAATACGATCCGACCACCTAATAGCGAATACTGTATCGCCAACAACAATACCTACCATGGCAACTCCGCGATCGCTCCGGCCAGCAGTCGTCACCAAGGCGGATGCCACGTTTTGTTGACCGACGGTGCCGTCAAGTTCGTTACCGATTCGATTGAAGCGGGCAACCAGAATGCGGAACAAGTATTCCAAGGTAGCTCCCTGTCACCGCCAGGATCCAAATCGCCATTCGGATTGTGGGGATCGCTCGGCACCCGCGGCGGCAACGAAACGATCGATGGCGAGTTTTGA
- a CDS encoding DUF4416 family protein codes for MAVIQFVEPVVRFCAVITRHDAVRDWAIRRLNEAWGETFVQTPQMPFEAGGYYTREMGGELEKTIVGFRDFADPAGLADWKTQTNLWELECAQAIPTDEPRPLNLDPGYVTQAKLVLATTKDRDHRIYLHDGMFAEVTLTYVHRQWIDHRWTYPDYRTDDVKQFAQQCREHLRAHLKSIRKFRNRPSSKRGD; via the coding sequence ATGGCAGTGATCCAGTTTGTCGAACCCGTAGTCCGATTTTGCGCCGTCATCACGCGGCATGACGCGGTGCGTGACTGGGCGATCCGCCGCTTGAACGAAGCTTGGGGCGAAACCTTTGTGCAAACGCCGCAAATGCCCTTCGAAGCCGGCGGCTACTACACTCGCGAAATGGGCGGCGAGCTTGAAAAGACGATTGTCGGTTTTCGTGATTTCGCAGACCCCGCAGGACTTGCCGACTGGAAAACGCAAACCAACCTTTGGGAACTCGAGTGTGCCCAAGCGATCCCGACCGACGAACCGCGTCCCTTGAACCTTGACCCCGGCTATGTGACGCAAGCCAAATTGGTGCTGGCAACGACCAAGGATCGCGACCACCGCATTTACCTTCACGACGGGATGTTCGCCGAAGTCACATTAACATATGTCCACCGCCAGTGGATTGACCACCGCTGGACCTATCCCGACTATCGCACGGACGATGTCAAGCAATTCGCGCAGCAGTGTCGAGAACATCTTCGCGCTCACCTCAAATCGATTCGGAAATTCCGAAATCGCCCCTCCAGCAAACGTGGCGACTAA
- a CDS encoding pyridoxal phosphate-dependent aminotransferase: protein MHPWIADRTTTFDSSGIRKVFDLAAKLKDPVNLSIGQPDFDVPEAVQDAAIEAIRGGKNAYSPTQGIAPLREALRQEIAEKYPHEDRDVFISSGTSGGLMLSILTMVNPGDEVIFLDPFFVMYPALLKMCGGVPVAVDSYPDFRLDVNKIAAAITPRTKMILLNSPANPTGVTASEAELKAVAELAAEKNIALLSDEIYSRFFYDGEFASPASYNDQTIVIDGFSKSHAMTGWRVGYVHGPSEIIRTMLKIQQYTFVCAPQPAQWGALRAMEVNLGGHIEDYKRKRDMVFDALSDCYEIAKPGGAFYMFPKAPIDSGAKFVEQAIERGLLIIPGNIFSSRDSHFRISFAASDEQLKRGVDILRSMAGGSV from the coding sequence ATGCACCCATGGATCGCCGACCGCACCACCACGTTTGATAGTAGCGGAATTCGTAAGGTTTTCGATTTGGCTGCGAAGCTGAAGGATCCCGTCAATCTTTCGATTGGTCAACCCGATTTCGACGTTCCCGAAGCGGTTCAGGATGCAGCGATCGAGGCCATTCGTGGCGGCAAAAATGCCTACTCGCCGACCCAGGGGATTGCGCCGCTGCGGGAAGCGTTGCGACAAGAAATCGCCGAAAAGTATCCTCACGAGGATCGCGATGTCTTTATCAGCAGTGGGACCAGCGGAGGATTGATGTTGTCGATCCTAACGATGGTCAATCCCGGCGACGAGGTGATCTTTCTCGACCCGTTCTTTGTGATGTATCCGGCATTATTAAAGATGTGTGGTGGGGTGCCCGTGGCGGTCGACTCGTACCCGGATTTCCGCTTGGACGTCAACAAGATCGCGGCCGCGATCACACCACGGACGAAAATGATCCTGCTCAATAGCCCTGCCAATCCGACCGGAGTGACGGCCAGCGAAGCGGAGCTAAAGGCGGTTGCCGAGTTGGCCGCAGAGAAGAACATTGCCCTGTTGTCGGACGAAATTTACAGCCGCTTTTTCTATGACGGCGAATTCGCGTCCCCGGCATCCTACAACGATCAAACGATCGTGATCGACGGTTTTAGCAAAAGCCATGCGATGACCGGATGGCGTGTGGGGTATGTCCACGGCCCCAGTGAAATCATTCGCACGATGCTGAAAATCCAACAGTACACGTTCGTGTGTGCGCCACAGCCGGCTCAGTGGGGAGCATTACGAGCGATGGAGGTCAATTTGGGGGGGCACATTGAAGACTACAAACGCAAACGCGACATGGTCTTTGATGCGTTGTCGGATTGCTACGAAATCGCAAAGCCAGGTGGGGCGTTTTACATGTTCCCGAAGGCTCCGATCGATAGCGGAGCCAAGTTTGTGGAGCAGGCGATTGAGCGTGGGCTGCTGATCATTCCCGGCAATATTTTTAGCAGCCGGGATTCGCATTTTCGCATTAGTTTTGCCGCCAGCGACGAGCAACTAAAACGAGGGGTCGATATTTTGAGATCGATGGCAGGCGGCTCGGTGTGA
- a CDS encoding L-threonylcarbamoyladenylate synthase: protein MTLIQPPSDDVLDRAAALLAAGKLIAIPTETVYGLAANAWDPDAVAKIFAAKQRPATNPLIVHIAAIDRLDQAVRMPLEPTLQRQLDCVVDLWPGPLTVVLPRSNRISDTVTAGRDTVAVRVPSHPVALRLLERCSFPIAAPSANRSNYVSPTMAKHCDGPIGQPGIHQFIEMVIDGGDCDFGVESTIVALRPEGPKLLRPGGVSAETLAERFAVSVSELTGAIAESEATSKGSETENAAMLAPGMMKEHYSPTTPLVLYDLAQRMALPARVGRIAFKPLSDADAARFSVVETLSDSGDLHEVAKGLFAALRRLDHAGLDLIVIDRCEPVGIGMAIMDRIHRAAATHSS, encoded by the coding sequence ATGACTTTAATTCAACCTCCTTCGGATGACGTGCTGGATCGCGCCGCAGCGCTGCTGGCGGCTGGGAAACTGATTGCGATTCCAACCGAGACGGTTTACGGATTGGCGGCGAATGCATGGGATCCCGATGCGGTGGCGAAAATTTTTGCGGCGAAACAGCGACCGGCGACCAACCCGTTGATTGTTCATATCGCGGCGATTGATCGGTTGGATCAAGCGGTGAGGATGCCACTTGAGCCAACCCTGCAGCGACAACTCGATTGTGTTGTCGATTTGTGGCCGGGGCCGTTGACCGTGGTGCTGCCTCGATCGAATCGTATTTCGGATACTGTCACAGCGGGACGCGACACGGTGGCGGTTCGAGTTCCCTCGCACCCGGTCGCACTGCGGTTACTCGAGCGTTGTTCGTTTCCGATCGCAGCCCCCAGCGCGAACCGATCGAATTACGTCAGCCCCACCATGGCCAAACATTGTGATGGTCCCATCGGCCAGCCGGGGATTCATCAATTTATCGAGATGGTGATTGACGGTGGTGACTGCGATTTCGGAGTCGAATCCACCATCGTCGCGCTGCGTCCAGAGGGGCCAAAGTTGCTGCGGCCTGGCGGGGTTTCCGCCGAAACGTTGGCGGAACGTTTCGCTGTCTCGGTGTCCGAGTTGACTGGCGCCATCGCGGAATCGGAAGCCACGTCAAAAGGCAGCGAGACGGAAAACGCTGCGATGTTAGCGCCCGGCATGATGAAAGAGCATTATTCGCCAACGACCCCGTTGGTCTTGTACGACCTGGCACAACGCATGGCGTTGCCAGCGAGGGTTGGCCGGATCGCGTTCAAGCCGTTGTCGGATGCCGATGCGGCAAGATTCTCGGTCGTAGAAACGTTGAGCGATTCAGGGGATCTTCACGAAGTGGCCAAAGGGTTGTTTGCTGCACTCCGGCGATTGGACCACGCCGGGCTCGATTTGATCGTGATCGATCGCTGCGAACCAGTCGGCATCGGCATGGCAATCATGGATCGCATCCATCGCGCCGCCGCAACGCATTCAAGCTGA